The genomic region CCTTGTGATGGTGAAGGCACTTGCATGGCTTGCAAGAACAAGCCCACAGCTGAGGAATCTCTCACGTGCAAGACATGTGCCACGCCGTGGCACGTCACGTGCCTCTCTGATCGTCCCAACTCCTTAGCCGATACTCTCCAATGGGACTGCCCTGATTGTTCCTTGCTCTCTGCAAACCCGGTTCCTGTCTCAGGCGCTGGAGAATCGTCGAGTTCCGGCAGCCTTATCGCCGCAATTTGCGCAATCGAAACAGACTCGTCGTTGACTGAACGTGAGAAGGCTAAGAGAAGGCAGCAGCTGCTATGTAAAGACGCGGGACCGTCAGATCATAAGGAGGTGACTAACAGTGATGACAACCTCCTCAGTATTCTCGATGGTCTGAACTGTTCCTTCTGCATGCAATTACTGGAAAGACCTGTATCGGTTAGTACATATACTCataattctattttaattttttactggTCTCATTACACGCGCTTCATACTCataattctattttaatttttcactaTTCTTATTGAACATGCTTGAtcatctattttttattgtttttctcAATAAACCAAAAGAATTCATAGCATACATGCATGTATACTATTGACAAATTCTGTGGTAAAACGTGTTTACTTTTGTTTATGGGCACTATTTGAAATAGAAATGATTCAGGACTTAGGAAACCCCAATTTTAAGTGGATTTTACTAGGCTAAGGCTCTTTCATATTTTGatgtttatttttagaatcGATTTTTATGAGCAATTATAATGCTATATCTATCTCAGTCCACTAAATGTTCAAGAATGAATCAAATCTAGATTCTAGATTGCCTTTCATAATTATGATGtcatatttaaagaaaaatgctaacaaTATTACCATTTTTAAtacctattaaaaaagaaatgctaACGGTATTACCGGTttcaatatttattaaaaaagaagagtaattcttaggtagtcccaGAGCAcagagaatggtgctccctccccTCACATTTATGGTGAGGTCcgttcattaaattcatggtggggtccatTATGAATGTgcgaggagggagcaccatttcactatactccgggactacctaagaattttccaaaaaagaaatgctAACGGTATTACCGGTTTtattatctattaaaaaaatttctaacggTAATACCAGTTGCACTAACTATAAAGAAATGCTAGCAGTATTACCGGATTTACAATTtatataaagggaaaaaatgtCATCGATATTACCAGTTTTACTACCTACAAAAGAATATTAATGGTATTAccaattttattacttataaaaaaaatgctaacgtgaacttataaaaaaatgctaacGCTATTTATTacgaaaattttataaattaacatgtcaataaatataattggcattttttttctaatttttatagaTAGTTAAAACCAGTAATATCGTTATCCTCCAGAAGAGGAAAATACTTAGGTACTCTTGGAGTATTACGAAATAATGTCCCCCTCTTTTCACACTCATAGTGGATCTTACTATGAACTTAATGAGTGGactttattatgaatttaataagtGAACCTCATCATGAATGTAAGAATAGGAAGCACTATTTACAATATTCCGAGAGTGCCTAAAAATTACTCCAAAAAGAATATTAACAGTATTACTAGTTCTACtacctatataaaaaataaataaaaaataaaaagctaacGGTATTACCGTTTTATTACAAAAACTATATAAACTAACATCTCAATGAATATAATTAGGGTACGTTTGGTACGCTGTAATAGCTCCTGTAATGGAATAGTCATTCACGTGTAATATCAATTTGGTCATTTAGTTGTATCTTTATTACATGGGTTGGTTATTACATtagaataattattctttaaattgaagaatagctattcttttttaaaattgatgtaatagttattccttagtgcatataatagattttaaaattaatatatttccaaaaatataaagtttcCTTATACATCATCTTTTACAAGCTTTTCATATGTAATaaccaaacttatgaatagtaatTAGTTATTTCATTACAATGTCTTCTATTCCCAATAATAAAGATTACTATTCCTAATGTAATCTATATTCAGTGTACCAAACGTACTCTTAGTGTTGTATcatcaacataataaataattttattaattattatttttttgtgttgtatttacgTTGATATGTAAACTCTACATAGTTTTTCTATAATAACAAACGTAAAGtatatgtagtaaaatttataatatttttaaaattacttATATTTGAATTCAGCATTATGGTTTTACTTTACTTCTTTCCATAGAAGTCTATTGGTGATGAATCAATTCCTTTATTCATGTGTttaggttaaaataaaaatgaaacgGTTTTGATGGAAGTTTCTGTATTTGGTGCATGTTAATGACCTCaaggttttcttcttctttttagactCCTTGTGGTCACAACTTCTGCCTGAAGTGTTTCACAAAATGGATAGGGCAAGGCAAACGCAACTGTGCAAATTGTCGCAAGGAAATCCCACCAAAGATGGCAAGACTTCCTCTGATAAACTCTACACTTGTCACTGTCATAAGAATTGCAAAGATGGCAAAAGCCAATGCTGCAGTTGGGATGTTAAGGGATTATCCTGTTATCCGTAACGAAGATCGCCCAGATAAGGCATTTTCGACTGAACGATCAGTAAAATCGGGAAATGCTAATGCAGCTAGTGGAAAAATATTTGTGACTACACCTATGGATCATTTTGGGCCAATTCTCCCAGAAAATGATCCGATGAGAAATCAAGGTGTGTTGGTTGGGGAGACTTGGGAAAATAGATTTGAATGTAGGCAATGGGGTGTACACAATCCTCATATTTCAGGTATTGCTGGGCAGTCAAAGCATGGTGCCCAATCAGTGACCCTCTCTGGAGGCTATGAAGACGATGAGGATCATGGCGAATGGTTCCTATACACAGGGAGGTATACTCTTGTCTATACCATTGACATTTGTACTTGAATTCTAGCTTTACTACTGGCTTGCTTTTCACAAGAAAATTTAATGAGTTGAAGTGTATTCTTAGGTTGCGATTGGCATTGGTAGAAAAATGCAGCCTTTTCTATTATTCactttatttttgctactattcaatttatattttctattattcactttatttttgctactattcagtttatattttctattatgCATGTGTTCCATTatactttttgttaatattcATAGGtcaaatatttttagttttatttacaatactctTGGCAAAAAGTAttcaatttcagctaaataagcttTTAACTTCCTCAATTCCGCAAGTTTATTGTATCTGTTTGGAGTTGCTTGTTTGTctatgattaaaattttttcatagTTCAGTCACATATATAAATGTGATTGATCATTTGATTATCCCAACCCTTCCCTTCTTCTAATGCAGTGGTGGAAGGGACCTTAGTGGCAATAAACGCACAAACAAGGAACATTCTTTTGATCAGCAGTTTGAAAATTCTAATGAGGCATTACGACTAAGTTGCCGGATGGGTTATCCTGTTCGTGTGGTGAGGTGAGTCGTGTTAATGAACTTTATGATATTATTGGTAGTATGCAACTGCATCTAGGACTGTAattggaaagttttttttttattgaattatctTGCATGTAGAAAATCTATGTAATGACCTGCTTGGATATCAAATCTTGATTTCTTATGGATTAAGCAGTACAGTGAACTTAGTGTTAAATATTTgtattgatacaccatgttgaatatgctagtatggatgTGGAAGcaaaagcataaagtatagactACAATAACACACGAGGGTTACGTGGCTCAgtctaacggcctacatccatgaaggaaaccctaaagggctacttcgataatatattagagtgtagtacaaatcatgtattacaatgaaccataacatgtgtatatatagtagaataaaccctagactaatagacttctagtacaagtaggagacttagcttgcacacaaagtaaaATTAGACTTGAgtttatgctaatgggctaatatatctctaacaccccctctcaaatTCAAGATGAAAGCTTGATGAAACcttgagatttgataaggttgagaagatcccttgaatgaagtttggctctgtgacgATGGTTCAAGGAAGGCAATGATGTTGCAGTGTTTATACGACTTCTATCGGTGGCATGACTATACTGGAGAGATTTGACGGTAGCAGTGGGAAgtcaaagaagatgaacgcagcGAAGAAACACcaaggaagacaaagattgctcttcATACTCCGTAAGGACACAAAATCATGGTCATAGGAAggtggctttgat from Castanea sativa cultivar Marrone di Chiusa Pesio chromosome 11, ASM4071231v1 harbors:
- the LOC142616828 gene encoding E3 ubiquitin-protein ligase ORTHRUS 2-like, with translation MAQQVYDLPCDGEGTCMACKNKPTAEESLTCKTCATPWHVTCLSDRPNSLADTLQWDCPDCSLLSANPVPVSGAGESSSSGSLIAAICAIETDSSLTEREKAKRRQQLLCKDAGPSDHKEVTNSDDNLLSILDGLNCSFCMQLLERPVSTPCGHNFCLKCFTKWIGQGKRNCANCRKEIPPKMARLPLINSTLVTVIRIAKMAKANAAVGMLRDYPVIRNEDRPDKAFSTERSVKSGNANAASGKIFVTTPMDHFGPILPENDPMRNQGVLVGETWENRFECRQWGVHNPHISGIAGQSKHGAQSVTLSGGYEDDEDHGEWFLYTGSGGRDLSGNKRTNKEHSFDQQFENSNEALRLSCRMGYPVRVVRSHKEKRSSYAPEKRLRYDGIYRVEKCWRKTGIKGFKVCRYLFVRCDNAPAPWTSDVHGDRPRPLPVIEELNVAIDITERMESPSWDYDEEKGCWMWKKPPPCSRKRANYGRSEEGKRTKKVKRQAQNKSVKEKLLKECSCYICKKAMTSPLTTPCAHNFCKSCLEGAFAGQNFVRQRTCEGRRTLRAQKNIMKCPSCSNDIAEFLQNPQVNRELMEVIESLQREIAKENKESKEEADGIHEKAKGVDVSNEIVEEAQENNLKGQIESEIQQTEKLKKTSGKCTQKRGRKKGSTSCKQLDDGKNVVDPSEPEKAAGEELQDPVAESKV